The Chitinophaga sp. H8 genome contains a region encoding:
- a CDS encoding ion transporter has protein sequence MDNNNRRSLTPFQRKWHDIIFEANTPAGKLFDVILLVLILLSVIVIMMESVASLGTRFGIWFRVLEWLFTIVFTLEFIFRIYCSYRPRAYIFSFYGLIDLLCILPMYLEFIFGGAHFLLIIRVLRLLRVLRIFKLVQFINESQQLVLAMKNSRRKIGVFFFFIILLTIVLGSLMYVIESAHNSGFTSIPISVYWAVVTLTTVGYGDIAPVTPLGQAFSAMIMIMGYAIIAVPTGIVTVEMNRIRSKNEVSMQVCPNCMREGHDIDAVYCKYCGSKMEK, from the coding sequence ATGGATAATAACAACAGGAGGTCCTTAACCCCCTTTCAGCGAAAGTGGCATGATATCATCTTTGAAGCAAATACACCGGCCGGAAAGTTATTTGATGTCATTCTACTGGTATTAATCCTGTTAAGTGTAATCGTGATCATGATGGAAAGTGTGGCTAGCCTGGGCACCCGTTTCGGGATATGGTTCAGGGTGTTGGAATGGCTATTTACGATCGTTTTTACACTGGAGTTTATTTTCCGGATATACTGTAGCTACCGGCCACGGGCATATATTTTTAGCTTTTATGGATTGATTGACCTGCTTTGTATCCTGCCAATGTACCTGGAATTCATTTTTGGTGGTGCACACTTTTTGCTGATCATCCGGGTGCTTCGCTTGTTAAGGGTATTGCGTATTTTTAAACTGGTACAGTTCATTAATGAAAGCCAGCAACTGGTGCTGGCAATGAAGAATAGCCGGCGTAAGATTGGGGTGTTCTTCTTTTTTATTATCCTCCTGACCATTGTTTTAGGCTCCCTGATGTATGTGATTGAGTCAGCACACAATTCTGGTTTTACCAGTATTCCCATCAGCGTATATTGGGCCGTTGTAACATTAACAACAGTAGGTTATGGGGATATCGCGCCTGTTACTCCCCTGGGACAGGCATTTTCAGCTATGATCATGATCATGGGATATGCCATTATTGCAGTACCTACCGGTATTGTTACCGTAGAAATGAACCGCATCCGCAGTAAGAACGAAGTAAGCATGCAGGTATGCCCGAATTGTATGAGGGAAGGACATGATATTGATGCAGTATACTGTAAATATTGTGGGAGTAAGATGGAAAAATGA
- the pncB gene encoding nicotinate phosphoribosyltransferase, translating to MLPSILDNDFYKFTMQHCVIKLFPKARARYKFINRGKHVFPPGFGTALREAVNELKGLQLTREEKEYLAVTCSYLDPTYLDFLQGYRYDPAEVHIAQQEGELEVYVEGYWYRTILWEVPLMSLICELYYQLNQLERVPDEEVVRINKEKIEKYKALQITIADFGTRRRHSYAVHRLVVQTLKEFGKGCFIGTSNVHLAMRNGIKPIGTHAHEWFMYHGAKYGFKMANMLGLEHWVQVYRGDLGIALSDTYTSEVFFEQFDKKFTKLFDGVRHDSGDPLLFAERTMQHYQKMGIDPLSKTIIFSDGLDYEKVARIATFCSGRIGISFGVGTNFTNDVGLQPLNIVVKMYEAYPEDATDWTPVVKLSDVSGKYTGDEQMIALAKAMLGIV from the coding sequence ATGCTACCTTCTATTCTGGACAACGACTTCTATAAATTTACCATGCAGCATTGCGTGATAAAACTATTTCCAAAGGCGCGTGCCCGTTATAAATTTATTAATCGCGGAAAACATGTATTCCCACCAGGCTTTGGAACTGCATTGCGGGAAGCTGTGAACGAATTGAAGGGGTTGCAACTGACCCGGGAAGAAAAGGAGTACCTGGCAGTTACCTGCTCTTACCTGGATCCTACCTACCTCGATTTTTTACAGGGATACCGGTATGATCCTGCGGAGGTACATATTGCGCAGCAGGAAGGTGAATTGGAAGTATATGTAGAAGGATACTGGTACCGTACTATTCTGTGGGAAGTGCCATTGATGTCACTGATCTGTGAGTTGTATTATCAGTTAAACCAACTGGAAAGAGTGCCGGATGAAGAAGTGGTCCGTATTAATAAAGAGAAGATCGAAAAATATAAGGCGTTACAGATCACCATTGCCGATTTTGGTACGCGCCGGAGGCATTCCTATGCAGTGCACCGGTTGGTAGTACAAACCTTAAAGGAGTTTGGCAAAGGTTGTTTTATAGGTACGAGCAATGTACATCTGGCGATGCGTAATGGTATAAAGCCCATTGGTACACATGCACATGAATGGTTTATGTACCATGGCGCCAAATATGGTTTTAAGATGGCTAATATGCTTGGGCTGGAACATTGGGTACAGGTTTATCGCGGAGATCTGGGAATAGCGCTGTCTGATACCTATACTTCGGAGGTGTTTTTTGAGCAGTTTGATAAAAAGTTTACCAAGTTGTTTGATGGGGTGAGGCATGACAGCGGTGATCCTTTATTATTTGCGGAACGTACCATGCAACATTATCAAAAGATGGGCATTGACCCGCTTAGCAAAACCATCATTTTTTCTGATGGGTTGGATTATGAAAAGGTAGCCCGTATAGCAACGTTTTGTAGTGGCAGGATTGGTATTTCTTTTGGCGTGGGGACGAACTTTACGAACGATGTGGGGCTGCAACCATTAAATATTGTTGTGAAAATGTATGAAGCTTATCCTGAAGATGCTACAGACTGGACGCCAGTGGTAAAACTGTCAGATGTTAGTGGCAAATATACCGGAGATGAGCAGATGATAGCACTGGCTAAAGCGATGTTAGGTATCGTCTGA
- the ypfJ gene encoding KPN_02809 family neutral zinc metallopeptidase: protein MRWLNTRMSDNVEDRRGGGGGMRNLGIGGGIGGIIIIVLALLLKQDPQQIMQQVQQGTGGTGGTEQSEKVTERSDEMSKFAATMMANTEDVWKKLFSDMNKTYTDPKMVIFTEASQSGCGFAQSAMGPFYCPADQKVYLDLSFFNEMQQRFNVSGDFAQAYVIAHEVGHHVQNLLGISDKVQAMRQRVSEKEYNKLSVKLELQADFFAGIWAYYAQKMNFVQLDPGDIEEALNAANAVGDDKLQQAGQGHVVPDAFTHGTSAQRMRWFKKGFDTGDLSQGDTFNTTNL from the coding sequence ATGCGTTGGCTAAACACAAGAATGAGCGACAATGTAGAAGACCGCCGGGGGGGTGGGGGCGGTATGCGCAACCTGGGTATTGGTGGTGGTATTGGAGGTATCATTATCATTGTCCTGGCCCTTTTACTAAAACAGGATCCCCAGCAAATTATGCAGCAGGTGCAGCAGGGGACCGGGGGGACCGGGGGGACTGAGCAGTCGGAAAAGGTAACTGAACGCAGTGATGAAATGTCGAAGTTTGCGGCCACGATGATGGCTAACACAGAAGATGTATGGAAAAAGTTGTTTTCAGACATGAACAAAACCTATACAGATCCCAAAATGGTCATCTTTACAGAGGCCAGCCAGTCTGGTTGCGGCTTTGCCCAATCTGCTATGGGACCGTTCTATTGCCCTGCCGACCAGAAGGTATACCTCGATTTATCTTTTTTTAATGAGATGCAGCAGCGGTTTAATGTATCCGGCGATTTTGCACAGGCCTACGTCATTGCGCATGAGGTAGGGCATCATGTACAGAACCTGTTGGGTATCAGTGATAAGGTACAGGCCATGCGCCAGCGGGTGAGTGAGAAAGAATATAACAAACTGTCTGTAAAACTGGAATTGCAGGCTGATTTTTTTGCAGGTATATGGGCTTATTATGCGCAGAAGATGAATTTCGTGCAACTGGATCCCGGAGATATTGAAGAAGCATTAAATGCTGCCAATGCGGTAGGCGATGACAAATTACAACAGGCAGGGCAGGGGCATGTAGTGCCTGATGCATTTACCCATGGGACCTCTGCACAAAGGATGCGTTGGTTTAAAAAAGGCTTTGATACTGGTGATCTCAGTCAGGGGGATACTTTCAATACTACCAATCTTTGA
- the fdhD gene encoding formate dehydrogenase accessory sulfurtransferase FdhD → MNTAAIAHIHIKKVNAAVVTDAEDFLAAEEPLEIKLIHGPSHNRQQQSLTVTMRTPGHDEELATGFLFTEGIIRSVADITNIRQISGTLPGSNVIQVTLREQVTPELKTTQRNFLATSSCGMCGKAGIDAILTGVKKQEVSSPFLFPAALLHRIPGTLQAAQQIFENTGGLHAAALFNTDGTLLLMREDIGRHNAVDKIIGASLDTAATVLSRCLLLLSGRAGFELIQKAAMAGIPIIAAVGAPSSMAVKMAQEWDITLIGFLREQRFNIYSGAERITF, encoded by the coding sequence ATGAACACCGCTGCAATTGCTCACATCCATATAAAAAAGGTCAATGCTGCTGTTGTAACAGATGCGGAAGATTTCCTGGCGGCTGAAGAGCCCCTGGAAATAAAGCTGATCCATGGCCCTTCTCACAACCGCCAGCAGCAAAGCCTTACCGTAACGATGCGTACACCAGGGCATGATGAAGAGCTGGCCACCGGCTTTTTATTTACCGAAGGCATTATCAGGTCTGTAGCAGATATTACCAATATCCGGCAAATAAGTGGAACGCTTCCCGGAAGTAATGTTATCCAGGTTACGTTAAGAGAGCAGGTAACCCCGGAGCTGAAAACCACCCAAAGGAATTTCCTGGCTACATCCAGTTGTGGCATGTGTGGAAAGGCGGGTATTGACGCCATTCTTACCGGAGTAAAAAAACAGGAAGTATCATCTCCTTTTCTCTTTCCTGCCGCTCTCCTGCATCGTATTCCAGGTACGCTGCAAGCAGCACAACAAATATTTGAAAATACCGGTGGTTTGCATGCTGCTGCCTTGTTTAATACTGATGGAACACTATTGCTGATGCGGGAAGATATAGGCCGGCATAACGCGGTGGATAAAATCATTGGCGCCTCTCTGGATACAGCGGCAACAGTATTATCTAGATGTTTGTTATTATTAAGTGGACGTGCCGGATTCGAACTCATCCAAAAAGCGGCTATGGCAGGCATCCCCATCATTGCTGCCGTAGGAGCTCCGTCCAGCATGGCCGTAAAAATGGCACAGGAATGGGATATCACGCTTATTGGTTTTCTGCGGGAACAACGTTTTAATATCTATAGCGGCGCAGAAAGAATTACTTTTTGA
- a CDS encoding FdhF/YdeP family oxidoreductase, with amino-acid sequence MMKEQQALIPGAQNPERFTGLKLGKPKTVAAGIPAVWSSARHILEEMNLLRGLKALAKLNQKDGFDCPGCAWPDPDDDRSAIAEYCENGAKAVAEEATTKKLAPDFFAQHSVAELGLLTDYEIGKKGRIAQPMYLPEGGTHYQPVSWEQAFDKIGHHLNKLATPNEAVFYTSGRTSNEAAFLYQLFVREYGTNNLPDCSNMCHESSGVALGESLGIGKGSVTLEDLYEAEVIIILGQNPGTNHPRMLSALQKAKKNGAFIIAVNPLPETGLLNFLNPQTIDGVLNIKTHLSDIFLQVKINGDMALMKALAILLLQEEEQHPGTVFDQDFITAHTLDYDAYVTHLKQCNLEQLIADSGIPAEQIYQTATVLQQKKKIIACWAMGLTQHKNAVDTIKEVVNLLLLKGSIGKPGAGTCPVRGHSNVQGDRTVGIYEQPSPALLKKLEEVYSFEPPQEHGYDVVKAIHAMHEGKAKVFIAMGGNFLSATPDTEYTARALRNCSLTVQVSTKLNRSHLVHGKEAIILPCLGRSDKDMVGNEQQFVSCENSMGVVQSSKGNLQPVSEHLLSEPVIVCRMAMATLGQRSKAPWQLYASHYDHIRNDIAKVIPGFERYNERVRHPGGFYLPNCTREGRFDTHSQKAHFNIAQVVTTPLAADEYMMMTIRSHDQFNTTIYGLNDRYRGVYNERRVIFMNEGDISKAGFKPGEVVDLYNDHGGVVRVARKFIIVACSIPSRCTATYFPETNVLVPVNSVADKSNTPTSKMVILKIKKSDPQHE; translated from the coding sequence ATGATGAAGGAGCAACAAGCACTTATCCCCGGTGCGCAAAATCCGGAGAGGTTTACCGGATTAAAGCTGGGGAAACCTAAAACCGTAGCGGCAGGTATTCCTGCTGTATGGTCCAGTGCCAGACATATCCTCGAAGAAATGAACCTACTGCGCGGATTAAAAGCATTGGCGAAATTGAATCAGAAGGATGGGTTTGACTGCCCGGGGTGCGCGTGGCCGGATCCGGATGATGACCGCTCAGCTATTGCAGAATATTGTGAAAATGGGGCCAAGGCGGTTGCCGAAGAGGCTACCACGAAAAAACTGGCACCGGATTTTTTTGCGCAACATAGTGTAGCTGAACTGGGATTGCTCACCGATTATGAAATCGGTAAGAAAGGCAGGATTGCGCAACCCATGTATCTGCCAGAAGGAGGTACGCATTATCAACCGGTTTCCTGGGAACAGGCTTTCGATAAAATAGGCCACCACCTGAACAAACTGGCTACTCCCAATGAGGCCGTTTTTTATACTTCCGGCCGGACCAGCAACGAGGCGGCATTCTTATATCAGTTGTTTGTACGAGAATATGGCACCAATAACCTGCCCGACTGTTCAAACATGTGTCATGAATCCAGCGGGGTGGCTTTGGGTGAATCATTGGGTATCGGCAAAGGATCTGTGACCCTGGAAGATCTGTATGAGGCTGAAGTGATCATTATCCTGGGACAAAATCCCGGCACCAATCACCCACGTATGCTTTCCGCATTGCAAAAGGCTAAAAAGAACGGAGCATTTATTATTGCAGTAAATCCATTGCCGGAAACAGGCTTGCTGAATTTTCTCAACCCACAAACTATTGACGGGGTCCTGAATATCAAAACGCATCTTTCAGATATTTTCCTGCAGGTGAAAATAAATGGGGATATGGCACTCATGAAAGCTCTGGCCATCCTGCTGCTGCAGGAGGAAGAACAGCATCCGGGTACTGTGTTTGACCAGGACTTTATTACTGCGCATACATTGGATTATGATGCCTACGTTACACACCTGAAGCAATGCAACCTTGAACAGTTGATTGCTGACAGTGGTATCCCGGCAGAACAGATCTATCAAACCGCAACAGTATTACAGCAAAAAAAGAAAATAATTGCCTGTTGGGCAATGGGACTGACCCAGCATAAAAATGCAGTGGATACCATTAAGGAGGTCGTGAACCTGCTCCTGCTGAAAGGAAGTATCGGTAAGCCTGGGGCAGGTACCTGCCCTGTCAGAGGACATAGTAATGTGCAGGGCGACCGTACTGTAGGTATTTATGAACAACCTTCTCCTGCGTTGTTAAAAAAACTGGAGGAGGTATATAGTTTTGAGCCTCCACAGGAACATGGATATGATGTAGTAAAAGCAATACATGCCATGCATGAGGGCAAGGCAAAGGTATTTATCGCGATGGGAGGCAACTTTTTATCTGCTACTCCGGATACGGAATACACAGCCAGGGCATTACGCAACTGCAGCCTCACAGTACAGGTGTCTACCAAGCTTAACCGCAGTCACCTGGTACATGGAAAAGAAGCGATTATATTACCTTGCCTGGGAAGAAGTGATAAAGATATGGTCGGGAATGAACAGCAGTTCGTTTCCTGCGAAAATTCCATGGGGGTTGTGCAGTCATCTAAAGGTAATCTGCAGCCGGTGTCTGAACATTTACTTAGTGAGCCGGTTATAGTATGCAGGATGGCGATGGCAACGCTTGGGCAACGTTCCAAAGCACCCTGGCAATTGTATGCATCTCACTATGATCATATCCGTAATGATATTGCGAAGGTAATACCAGGCTTTGAACGTTATAATGAAAGAGTGCGTCATCCAGGTGGCTTTTATCTTCCCAATTGCACCCGCGAAGGACGTTTTGATACACACAGCCAGAAAGCACATTTTAATATAGCCCAGGTAGTGACTACCCCATTGGCAGCAGATGAGTATATGATGATGACCATCCGGAGTCATGATCAGTTCAATACAACCATATATGGACTCAATGACCGTTACCGTGGTGTGTATAATGAAAGACGCGTGATCTTCATGAATGAAGGCGATATCAGTAAGGCAGGTTTTAAGCCTGGCGAAGTGGTAGATCTGTATAATGACCATGGAGGGGTAGTACGTGTAGCCCGTAAGTTTATTATAGTGGCATGCAGTATTCCTTCCAGATGCACTGCCACCTATTTCCCGGAAACGAATGTATTGGTGCCGGTCAACAGTGTGGCAGATAAAAGTAATACGCCTACTTCCAAAATGGTTATATTGAAAATAAAGAAAAGTGACCCCCAGCATGAGTAA
- a CDS encoding putative glycolipid-binding domain-containing protein, whose translation MSNTTVMWQAMQWPAIEHFTLSDNNGLRNACGNITGVIGVQPFALQYEIEMTGNWKVSWFHIRSLAPHGREIKLTSDLAGHWFDLAGNHIEAFDSCLDIDISLTPFTNTLPVKRLSFQPGEKKVVNMLYIKLPEFELQQVQQHYTCLDEQHYRYERYDQHTVAFSADLPFDDDGLVTDYPGIFKRIYPEKY comes from the coding sequence ATGAGTAATACAACTGTAATGTGGCAGGCAATGCAATGGCCGGCTATAGAACATTTTACGCTTTCGGATAATAATGGATTGAGAAACGCCTGCGGAAATATTACAGGGGTTATCGGTGTGCAGCCCTTTGCACTGCAATATGAAATAGAAATGACAGGCAACTGGAAAGTGTCCTGGTTCCATATCCGTTCCCTCGCTCCTCATGGCAGGGAGATTAAACTTACCTCTGACCTGGCAGGACATTGGTTTGATCTGGCAGGCAACCATATTGAGGCATTTGATAGCTGTCTGGATATAGATATTTCATTAACACCTTTCACCAATACACTGCCGGTAAAGCGTCTGTCTTTCCAACCTGGGGAAAAGAAAGTAGTGAATATGCTCTATATTAAATTGCCGGAATTCGAATTGCAACAGGTGCAGCAACACTATACCTGCCTGGATGAACAACATTACCGTTATGAAAGATATGATCAGCATACGGTAGCTTTTTCGGCCGACCTGCCTTTTGATGACGATGGTTTGGTGACAGATTATCCGGGTATCTTTAAAAGAATCTATCCGGAAAAATATTAG